From Nicotiana tabacum cultivar K326 chromosome 22, ASM71507v2, whole genome shotgun sequence, one genomic window encodes:
- the LOC107791083 gene encoding NPL4-like protein 1 yields the protein MMIRIRSRDGLERVTIDNPHATISQLKAQIESQLRVPVQSQTLSTNQNLLLAKTLDDWTRFTDMSNPITSISSLNLTHGSIVYLAYEGERTVAGPTVNPAGSFGKKMTMDDLIAKQMRVTRQENPHCELVSFDRDAANAFQHYVNETLAFAVKRGGFMYGTVSPEGKVEVDFIYEPPQQGTEESLILLRDPDEENVVDALAIGLGMRKVGFIFTQTISQDKKDYTMSTAEVLQAAELHAEGDLKEWVTAIVKLEVNEDGAADVHFEAFQMSDMCVRLFKEGWFETEVNKDEMIDPKLSKMKKDVVVGVKDTREVDNDFFLVVVKIADHQGPLSSSFPIENRNIPVSMRALKDHFNRTKNLSFVKRISDFHLLLLLAKFLDINADVPALAECVHTQTAVPEGYQLLIESMASAS from the exons ATGATGATCAGAATCAGAAGCAGAGATGGGCTAGAACGAGTCACCATTGACAATCCACACGCCACAATTTCccaactcaaagctcaaatcGAGTCCCAGCTTCGAGTTCCAGTTCAATCCCAAACCCTATCTACAAATCAGAACCTTTTGCTCGCCAAAACCCTTGATGATTGGACCCGGTTCACCGATATGTCAAATCCTATTACATCAATCTCCTCTCTCAACTTAACCCATGGTTCGATAGTGTACCTCGCGTACGAGGGCGAGCGGACCGTCGCCGGTCCGACTGTCAACCCCGCCGGTTCATTCGGTAAAAAAATGACCATGGATGACCTAATTGCAAAGCAAATGCGAGTTACAAGACAAGAAAACCCTCACTGTGAGCTAGTTTCGTTCGATCGCGATGCAGCCAATGCGTTTCAGCATTATGTGAACGAAACCCTAGCGTTTGCCGTGAAACGCGGCGGGTTTATGTACGGCACAGTGTCCCCTGAGGGGAAAGTGGAGGTTGATTTCATCTACGAGCCGCCACAGCAAGGGACGGAGGAAAGTTTGATACTTTTACGCGATCCTGATGAGGAGAATGTAGTGGATGCGTTAGCTATTGGATTAGGGATGAGGAAAGTAGGGTTTATATTTACACAGACAATTAGTCAGGATAAAAAGGATTACACAATGTCGACTGCGGAAGTTTTGCAGGCGGCTGAGTTACATGCTGAGGGTGATTTGAAGGAGTGGGTGACGGCTATAGTGAAGCTCGAGGTGAATGAGGATGGCGCTGCGGATGTACATTTTGAGGCGTTTCAGATGAGTGATATGTGTGTTAGGTTGTTTAAAGAAGGGTGGTTTGAGACAGAGGTTAATAAGGATGAGATGATTGATCCAAAGCTTTCTAAGATGAAGAAAGATGTGGTGGTTGGAGTAAAGGACACCAGAGAAGTTGATAACGACTTTTTCTTGGTCGTTGTCAAGATTGCTGATCATCAG GGTCCTCTATCATCATCATTTCCTATTGAAAACAGGAATATTCCAGTGAGCATGAGAGCATTAAAAGATCATTTCAATCGAACAAAGAATCTTTCTTTTGTGAAGCGAATCTCAGATTTCCATTTACTACTGCTGCTGGCCAAATTTTTGGACATTAATGCAGATGTTCCTGCGTTGGCAGAATGTGTGCATACACAGACAGCTGTCCCAGAAGGTTACCAGCTCCTTATAGAATCCATGGCTAGTGCCTCTTGA
- the LOC107791080 gene encoding histone H2AX codes for MSSTGETKSVAGRGKAKGSKKSVSRSQKAGLQFPVGRIARYLKKGRYAQRLGSGSPIYLSAVLEYLAAEVLELAGNAARDNKKTRIIPRHIQLAVRNDEELSKLLGKVTIANGGVLPKIHTNLLPKKNGKGKPEVGTQSQEF; via the exons ATGAGTTCTACAGGAGAAACAAAATCTGTAGCGGGTAGAGGAAAGGCCAAAGGTTCAAAAAAATCCGTCTCTAGATCTCAAAAAGCAGGTCTTCAATTTCCAGTTGGCCGTATTGCTCGTTATCTGAAAAAGGGTCGTTATGCTCAGCGTCTTGGCTCTGGTTCACCAATTTACCTCTCTGCTGTTCTTGAATATCTTGCTGCTGAG GTGTTAGAGCTTGCTGGAAATGCTGCTAGAGATAATAAGAAGACTAGGATAATTCCAAGGCATATACAGCTTGCGGTGAGGAATGACGAGGAACTCAGTAAGTTGTTGGGGAAGGTGACAATTGCTAACGGTGGAGTTTTGCCCAAAATTCATACAAATTTGCTGCCTAAGAAGAATGGAAAGGGGAAGCCAGAAGTCGGAACCCAATCACAGGAATTTTAG